The sequence TATCCGTAGTGGTTAACGGCAAAAGTCCCGCTTCCGATACGGGAATACACATAACCTTCTTCTTCTAAGGTTTTGTAGGCATTTACCACGGTGATAGGGTTTACACCTAGGTTCCTCGCCAGCTTCCTGATAGGAGGGAGCTTTTCCCCGGGTTTTATATCGCCTTTTTTTATTAAAACCGAAAGCTGGCGGGCAATCTGCAGATAAAGAGGCATTTGCCCGGAATTATCTATCTTGATGTTGATGGATATATTGTCTTTCATATTGTTCTCTCCTGCTCGGTACAATACAATTTAAAACAAATCGGTACAATTATTATATTAAACATATAAATCCCTGTCAAAATCTAATTTTTTTCATCTGTAAAGGATTTTTTCAAGACTTGACGAAGATATATTCATAGGGAAAATATTTAAAAAACAGTGATAAAGGAGGAGAAGAAAGAATGATAATAATGGATGTGGTAATAAAAAACGGGTTAGTCTTTGATCCGCGATGGGAGAAGCCTCAAAGGCTCAATGTGGGTTTAAAAGGGGAAAAAATTGCGGTTATAACGGAAAAGGGCCTGACCGGGGAAACAGTTATTGATGCTGAAGGTAAAGTGGTCAGCCCCGGTTTTATTAATATTCACAGCCATAGTGATAAAAATTTTAAAGGGCAGGGTTACTATTTTGAAACGGCCGAATCCGAACTGAAAATGGGGGTTACTACCCTTGTGGGGGGTAACTGCGGCGTAAGCCCTATAGATTTTAAAGAGTATAGGGATTATATAAACGAAAACGGAGCACCGAACAATTATCTGGGTTTTATGGGCCATACATCATTGAGGGCAGCGGCTGGGAAACAGGATAGGTACACTCCTGCAAATGCCGGAGAAATTGCAAAAATGAGGGATTTTTTAAAGAGGGGTATGGAGAGCGGTGCTATAGGTTTATCCTTTGGTTTAGAATACGCACCCGGCACTGATATGGAAGAAATATCAGGGGTGTGTGAAGCTCTTAAGGAATTCCCGGATGCCCTTTTAAGTGCCCATTATCGTTATGATGCTGATAGGGCTTCTGAAGGTGTGGAGGAAATGATAGAAATTTCAAAAACTACAGGGATTCCCATGCAGATCTCCCACTTAAACAGCGGGATATGTTTCGGCCGGGCAAAGGATAGTTTGGAGGTCTTCCACAGGGCAAGGGCAAATGGGATTGATGTAATGGCTGACTGCTATCCATACAATGCCTTCAGCACCTATATCGGTTCTGCCGTCTTTGACCCGGGCTGCCTTGAAAAATGGAACGCAGGTTATGAAGACCTGCAGGTGGCCGAGGGCGAGTTCGCAGGCCAGAGGTGTACCGAAGAGCTTTTTAACAGGCTCCGCTCAGAAAACCCCGATATATATCTGAATGCATTTGTAATGAAGGAAGAGGAAGTGGTAGAGGTGCTTAAGGACCCCTTTACCATGATAGCCAGCGATGGGCTGTTGAGGGGAGGTCAGGGACACCCGAGGGTATCGGGTACCTTCCCCAGGGTTTTGGGTAGATATTCCAGGGAATTAAAGGCCTTGACCCTTAAAGAAGCCCTATATAAGATGACGACAATGCCTGCAGAAAGGCTTAGGTTAAGGGGAAGAGGAGTCCTGGAAGAAGGAGCCTTCGGGGATATCGTTATCTTCGACTATTCTGTTATAATAGATAAAGCTGATTTTACGAGGCCCGCCCTTTCACCTGAAGGGATTGAGTATGTCCTGGTTAATGGCAGGCCGGCAGTATTTGATGGAAAGGTAGTTAACAAGAAACTGGGAAGGGCGCTATAAGGGCTGGTTAAAATGATTTTCAGCAAAGAGGGTGAATGTTTATGATTTTAGTAATGGATGTGGGTAATACGAATATAGTTTTAGGGGTGTATGAGGGTGAAGAGTTAAAGGTAAACTGGAGGGTATCGACCCATAGACAGACATCCGATGAATTCGGTATGCTGGTCAGAAATCTCTTTGAATACGAAGGGATAAACATGCAGAATATAAAGGCAGTTGTTATCTCATCCGTTGTTCCGCCGCTGATGCCGATTCTCGAAAAGATGTGTGAAAAATACTTCAAAATTAAACCGCTGGTAGTAGGCCCGGGCGTAAAAACGGGAATGAATATACGCTACGAAAACCCCAGAGAGGTAGGAGCCGATCGTATTGTAAATGCTGTTGCGGCGTACCACTTATACGGAGGGCCCGTAATAGTTGTTGATTTCGGGACGGCCACCACCTTCTGTGCAGTGAGCAAAGACGGCGACTATCTGGGCGGAGCCATAAGCCCGGGAATCGGAATCTCTACAGAAGCGCTGTTCCAGAGGGCTGCCAAACTTCCGCGTATAGAACTGGCTAAGCCCGAAAGGGTTATCGGCCGGAATACCGTCTCCAGCATGCAGTCGGGTATCGTTTACGGCTATATCGGCCTTGTAGAATACCTGGTAAAACGTTTTAAAGAGGAACTCGGAAACCCTGATACCTTTGTGGTGGCCACCGGTGGGCTGTCAAGATTAATAGGCAGCGAGTCCAGGTACATCGATGAAGTAAACCCCCTTTTGACCCTGGAAGGCCTGCGGTTGATTTATGAAAAAAATAAAGACCTGATATAACCCCTTTTCATAAGGGGTTCATTTAATACTGCCGGTGACAAAAAAATAGAACTAGTGATAATTTTAAGCATAATCACCATAATATGAATAGGAGGAATTTTCATTTCTATGTTGAATATTATATTTAGGTATTTAAAATAACATTATATTAATATTTTTTGCAGAATCTGACTATGAAAGGAGGATAGTGGGGTACTTCTATTATTATTTAGGGGGGAACTATAGATGGAACACTATGGTTTTTTATCTATTCTACCACCTATAATAGCTATTACCCTGGCTATTATAACAAAAGAGGTGTTCGTGTCACTGGTTATAGGCATTTTTACAGGTGCCCTAATTATCAGCAATTATAGTTTTTTTACGGCTTTTACAAAATCAGTTGAACTTGTAATTAATACGGTGGCTGACGCTGAGTGGAACATCAGGGTGCTCCTGTTTACCCTTCTTCTGGGGGCTATTGTTGGTCTTCTTGCTAAATCCGGAAGCACTATAGCCTTTGGAGAATGGGCAACAAAGAGGATCAAAACCAGAGGGACTTCCCTTCTGGCTTCATGGATTTTAGGGGTATTAATCTTTATGGATGACTACTTCAATTGTTTAACCGTCGGAACGGTGATGAGGCCCATTACCGATAGGTTCAAGGTTTCCAGGGCAAAATTAGCATTTATTATCGATTCTACTGCTGCTCCCGTTTGTATCCTTGTGCCTATATCAACGTGGGTTGCCTATGTAATGTCATTGACAGCCCCGGAGTTTGAAAGGTTTTCAATTGAAATGAATCCTTTTCAGGCCTTTGTTGCCATGATACCCTTTAATCTCTACCCCTGGCTCATAGTCCTGATGGTTCTGGTTACTTCTTTTACCAGCCTGGAGTTCGGGCCCATGGCAAGGGCAGAACTGAGAGCCTTGAAAACGGGAGAACTCCTGGAGGATACATCAACACCCCCGCCCGGTGATGATTTTTCCGGCATGGAAGTCTCGAAGAAAGGTAAGCCCACTGACCTGATCGTGCCTATTCTGGTATTAATTTTCCTGACCCTGGCCGGAATGGCATATACCGGCGGGTATTTTGAAGGGGGTAAAAGCCTGATAAGGGCAATTATGGATTGCGATTCTGCCACGGCCCTGGTTTACGGTGCAGTGCTGACCATAATTATAACCGTTATTATGTACAGGATTGAGGGGGTACTGAATGTATCTGAATCCATGGCTGCTATTCTGCAGGGATTTAAGTCAATGATGATTGCTGTAGCAATACTGTCCCTGGCCTGGTCTATAGGCAGTATAACGAGGGAACTGGGAGCCGGGGACTATGTGGCCAGCATTGTAAGCAAGGGGTTCCCCGATGCCCTGATACCCTTCCTGATTTTCGTGACATCGGCCTTTATGGCTTTTGCAATGGGGACCTCATGGGGGACCTATGCCATAATGATTCCCATAGCTGTTCCCCTGGCAATGGCTGTTGACAAGTACCTGCTGGTTTCCATAGCAGCCGTGCTGGCGGGAGGGACCTTCGGTGACCACTGTTCACCGATTTCCGATACTACAATAATGTCATCAACAGGTGCCAGCTGCCATCATATTGAACACGTAAATACCCAGCTTCCATATGCATTTACCGCTGCTGCCGTAGCAGCTGTAGGCTTTTTGGCGGCAGGGTTTATAGAAAATGCCTTCATAGTATGGGCAGGAACCATAGTTCTATTCTTCATAGTTGTTAAGTTCCTTCACATGTTTTGGAGCCAGGACATTCCACCTAATGCAAAAAAAGCTTTGGATGTAAAAAAATAAAGGGAAGCTCAGATGCTGAAATTGAGGCTGTTGACTGAATAACAGGTCAGCAGCCTTTTCTTATAAGACTACGAAAATGGAAAAGGTATTTTTAAAAAAATATAGAAGCTAATAAGAGAAACCACAATTATCTATATTCCTGTTAAGAAATGCAAGGTGGTGCAGCATGATTTGAATTTAGCCTAAATTTTATAGTTTTAAAAATAAAGAGGAGGGGTAAAATGACCGTTGATGAGGTTAGGATTCGTGCACGAGAGCGTTTTAAAGGCATATGCAGGGTTTGTAAATTCTGTGATGGGGTTGCCTGTGCCGGAGAGGTCCCGGGGATGGGGGGTGTAGGCACAGGTACATCCTTTAAAAACAATATCAAGGCCCTTGAAAAATACAGGGTTAACCTGAGGGTAATCCATGATATTACTGAACCCGTTATACGGACGCAGATATTTGGTAAAGAGTTATCAATGCCCATATTGGGAGCAGCTGTAGCAGGAGGAAAAATCAATTTCAGGGGATATTTTACCGAAGAGGAATTCGTATCATCTCAAATAGAAGGGGCCGTATCGGCAGGCACAATAGCCATGACCGGAGATGGAGGCGACCCTACCCTTTTTACTACAGGCCTTGAATCTTTGAAAAATGCCGGTTGCAGCGGAATTCCTGTTATAAAACCCAGGAAAACCCGGGATATTATAAAAAGGATAAAAGATGCTGAAAAGTTCGATATCACCGCAATAGGGATAGATATAGATGCGGCAGGGCTCATTAATATGACAAGGATGGGCCAGTACGTGGGCCCGATGACGGTTTCCGATTTAAAGGAAATAACTTCATCTACAAAACTGCCGGTCGTCCTGAAAGGTATTATGACTGTTGAAGATGCCCTTGCCGCAGTGGAGGCAGGGATAGCCGGAATAGTTGTATCAAACCACGGAGGGAGGGCACTGGATTTTACCCCGGGAACGGCCGAGGTCCTTCCCGAAATAGCTGATGCGGTTAAGGGGAAGATTACTATTTTGGCAGATGGCGGAGTCCGCTATGGAATAGATGTCCTGAAAATGATTGCCTTAGGAGCCGATGCCGTTCTCATAGGAAGACCGGTGGCTATAGCAGCCGTTGGCGGAGGAGCCCGGGGTGTGGAGATGGTTTATAACAAGATGGCTGATGAACTGAGGTCAGCGATGATACTTACAGGGTGCAGGGATGTCAATTCTATAGACAGGAAGATTTTGCGGTGCCACTTCGTAGCACTTTCAGATGAATGAAAACTATTTTTTAGGCAATCATGTCCATACGGCTGGAACAGCATCAAAGTGTGAAACAATCACTTAGTATGAATCAATCATTTTACGAATTATATCAAGGCTGATGTGATTATATAAAGGTGATTTCAAAATGAGGATTGCAAATCTACTTTTAAGAAATAATATAATTCTTGCACCTATCGCTGGGGTAACTGACCTGCCTTTCCGCATCCTGGCCAGGAGGGAGGGCTGCGGTCTGGCTTTTACCGAAATGGTAAGCGCCAAAGGCCTGTATTATAACAACGAAAACACGGAGAGGCTTCTTGATACATGTGATGAAGACAGACCTCTGGGGGTTCAGATCTTCGGCAGTGACCCTGAGATAATGGGTTGGGCAGCCCGGGAGCTTTCACGCAGGGAATTCGATTTAATAGACATTAATATGGGGTGCCCCACTCCGAAGATTGTAAAGAATGGGGACGGTTCCGCCCTTCTCTTAAAGCCGGATCTTGCCCGGCGGGTTATTGCTTCTGTGGTAGAGGCATCAAGACTGCCGGTTACGGTAAAAATAAGGATAGGCTGGGACGAAAAGAACATTAACGGCATTGAAATAGCGGAAATTGCCTCGAAGGCGGGGGCATCGGCAGTAACCGTCCACGGGAGAACTCGAAACCAGTTCTACAGCGGGAAGGCCAGATGGGATATTATAAGAGAGATAAAACAGCGGGTTCCCATTCCCGTTATAGGAAACGGGGATGTATTTACCCCTGAAGATGCTAAAAATATGCTGGAACAAACGGGTTGTGACGGGGTTATGATAGCCAGAGGAGCCCTCGGCAACCCGCGGATATTCAGGGAAGTGATCTATTATTTAAAGACAGGTCAGAAACTTTCTCCTATGGGGCCGAAGGAAAAATTAGAATTTGCCCTGAGGCATTTATATATGGTAATCGAATATAAAGGGGAGCGTACGGGAATTAAGGAGATGAGGAAACACTTTGCCTGGTACCTGAAAGGGATAAAAAATTCCAACAGGGTGAAGGAAAGTTTGTACAGGGCAGATTCTGCTGCTGAAGTCGTAAAAATCATTGAGGAATTTGCAAACCGGCAGGAGGAGGGAGAAGGTTAATGGAATATATTACTATACCTGTATTAAACGGCACCCTGCCGCGGTGGGACGGCGGGGTTATAAACGGTCTGTTCTTTGATTTGTTTTATATGCGGGTCCTTAAGAAAATAGGAGTCGGCGGGGAGATATTTCTGTGCCCATTTTCGTCGGATTCCCGTTCCTTTTATCCTGTTGGAGTCATCGGTAAGATTGAGGATATCCAGGTTAAAAGGTTCGAACGGTTAAATAATATTCCCGGCATGCTTGTCAAAATTAGAGGCATGGATAGGGCAAAAGCTAAAGATTTTTTTATGTCTGGCATGGGAGTAGTTGCCCGAGGGGTGGAGAATTTTGATATAAAAAAGACGATAATTAACGGATATCCCCTTATCTGCGGTGCAGGATGGCGGCCGGCAGGAGGATATACCGAAATGAAGTCCCCCAAGGATATTGCTATAACCATTTACGGGTGGGACCTGGAGAACGGTAAAGAAGTAAAAATAAAAGGGGAATTGGGAAGTCTTGTAAGCCCCGAGAAGGCGCATACCGTGGAACACGGAATTATCAGGTCACTTCAGCAGTATGCCATGTGCACCCCAAAGACCCTGTGGGAATCCCTGAAAATAGAGGCCGATGAGCTGAAGAGATCCGTAGAAATAGGCTTTAAATTCAGACTCCCTGAAGCCCTGGGAGTAACATCCAGCGGAATGTGCGGTAATCCCATGACGAATATGGCTCATTTTTATCTAAGTCAGGAATTTCTTAAAGGATTGAAGCAGGGGCACAATTTGGTCGATTCCCTGGATAGGGCAAGGGGGAAGACCATGTCCCGTTTGGTAAATGAGATGGATATCTCAAGTCGTCAGGGTATAAGGGCCCTTCAGGGCTTAAAAAAAGGGATGGTTCATGATGATTCAAAGGGGCCTCTTTCAACCCTAAAAAAGATAATATATCGATTTCCGTTAAATCCGTGGAGTTGAGAAAAATGTGCAGTTAAACCTGCACATTTTTCTTGCCTTTTTTGGGGAAAAATAATAGAATAGTATATGAGCACAAAACTGTGCACAAATTTTGACATCAAAAAAAGAAAAAAGGGGGGAGGGGGGATGGACTTTGTCAGGATAGGCGATAAAGTGCTGAGCATTTCCAGGATTGAGAGGGCAATAAGGGGAATTATAGAACTCCGCTATAAAGGTTTATCACAGCAGGAGGTGGCGGAGAAATTCAAAATTGACAGGTCTTTTATCTCGAGACTTGAATCCCTGGGAGAAATAAGAAAAGGCAGGAGGATAGCGGTAATCGGATTCCCCATTAAAAACATTGAGGAAATACGGCAGGTAATGAATGAAGAAGGTATTGATTTTTCCATACTGATGACAGACAGAGAACGGTGGGATTTTATTGAAAAGAGGAGCGGTATCCAGCTCTTTAATGAGGTTATGGATTTAATAGTAAAGGTCCGGTCTTATGATATTGTAATAGTGATAGGTTCAGACAGCAGGATTAAGCTAATTGAAGCCCTTCTTGACAATCAGGTCATTCCCATAAATATCGGGAAATCGCCTATCAGTGAGGATAAATACGTGGATCCGCAGTTTTTAAGGGAGGTCATACGGAGCGTCAAAGATATTTGAGAAAACAATAAAAACTTATGGGTAAATACCAAATTGGAAATTACATTCTAAGTCGCCAGGGAGGGATAACTGTGAAGCATGTAATAAGCATAAGCCTTGGTTCATCGTCTAGAAACCACAGTGTTGAAACGGAGATTTTGGGTCACAAATTCAGAATTGAGAGAATAGGCACTGATGGTGATATGAAAAAGGCGGTAGATTTGATTAAGGAACTGGACGGTAAGGTAGATGCCTTCGGGATGGGCGGTATAGACCTATATATAGCGATAGGCAGCAGGAGGTATATGCTCAGGGATGCAGCTAAAATAGCAAGGGCTGCGGAAAAGACACCTATAGTCGATGGCTCGGGTCTAAAAAACACCCTGGAGAGGAAGGTTATAGAGTATCTCAATAATGAATACGGGTTGAAGTTTAAAGACAGAAAGGTCCTTTTAGTATGCGGCATGGACAGATTCGGAATGGCTGAAAGTCTCGCAAAGTTCGGAAGCGATCTGGTCCTGGGGGATTTTATCTTTGCCCTCGGCATTCCCATACCTTTGAG is a genomic window of Koleobacter methoxysyntrophicus containing:
- a CDS encoding alpha-hydroxy-acid oxidizing protein → MTVDEVRIRARERFKGICRVCKFCDGVACAGEVPGMGGVGTGTSFKNNIKALEKYRVNLRVIHDITEPVIRTQIFGKELSMPILGAAVAGGKINFRGYFTEEEFVSSQIEGAVSAGTIAMTGDGGDPTLFTTGLESLKNAGCSGIPVIKPRKTRDIIKRIKDAEKFDITAIGIDIDAAGLINMTRMGQYVGPMTVSDLKEITSSTKLPVVLKGIMTVEDALAAVEAGIAGIVVSNHGGRALDFTPGTAEVLPEIADAVKGKITILADGGVRYGIDVLKMIALGADAVLIGRPVAIAAVGGGARGVEMVYNKMADELRSAMILTGCRDVNSIDRKILRCHFVALSDE
- a CDS encoding Na+/H+ antiporter NhaC family protein is translated as MEHYGFLSILPPIIAITLAIITKEVFVSLVIGIFTGALIISNYSFFTAFTKSVELVINTVADAEWNIRVLLFTLLLGAIVGLLAKSGSTIAFGEWATKRIKTRGTSLLASWILGVLIFMDDYFNCLTVGTVMRPITDRFKVSRAKLAFIIDSTAAPVCILVPISTWVAYVMSLTAPEFERFSIEMNPFQAFVAMIPFNLYPWLIVLMVLVTSFTSLEFGPMARAELRALKTGELLEDTSTPPPGDDFSGMEVSKKGKPTDLIVPILVLIFLTLAGMAYTGGYFEGGKSLIRAIMDCDSATALVYGAVLTIIITVIMYRIEGVLNVSESMAAILQGFKSMMIAVAILSLAWSIGSITRELGAGDYVASIVSKGFPDALIPFLIFVTSAFMAFAMGTSWGTYAIMIPIAVPLAMAVDKYLLVSIAAVLAGGTFGDHCSPISDTTIMSSTGASCHHIEHVNTQLPYAFTAAAVAAVGFLAAGFIENAFIVWAGTIVLFFIVVKFLHMFWSQDIPPNAKKALDVKK
- a CDS encoding type III pantothenate kinase; this translates as MILVMDVGNTNIVLGVYEGEELKVNWRVSTHRQTSDEFGMLVRNLFEYEGINMQNIKAVVISSVVPPLMPILEKMCEKYFKIKPLVVGPGVKTGMNIRYENPREVGADRIVNAVAAYHLYGGPVIVVDFGTATTFCAVSKDGDYLGGAISPGIGISTEALFQRAAKLPRIELAKPERVIGRNTVSSMQSGIVYGYIGLVEYLVKRFKEELGNPDTFVVATGGLSRLIGSESRYIDEVNPLLTLEGLRLIYEKNKDLI
- the dusB gene encoding tRNA dihydrouridine synthase DusB, whose translation is MRIANLLLRNNIILAPIAGVTDLPFRILARREGCGLAFTEMVSAKGLYYNNENTERLLDTCDEDRPLGVQIFGSDPEIMGWAARELSRREFDLIDINMGCPTPKIVKNGDGSALLLKPDLARRVIASVVEASRLPVTVKIRIGWDEKNINGIEIAEIASKAGASAVTVHGRTRNQFYSGKARWDIIREIKQRVPIPVIGNGDVFTPEDAKNMLEQTGCDGVMIARGALGNPRIFREVIYYLKTGQKLSPMGPKEKLEFALRHLYMVIEYKGERTGIKEMRKHFAWYLKGIKNSNRVKESLYRADSAAEVVKIIEEFANRQEEGEG
- a CDS encoding N-acyl-D-amino-acid deacylase family protein; the encoded protein is MIIMDVVIKNGLVFDPRWEKPQRLNVGLKGEKIAVITEKGLTGETVIDAEGKVVSPGFINIHSHSDKNFKGQGYYFETAESELKMGVTTLVGGNCGVSPIDFKEYRDYINENGAPNNYLGFMGHTSLRAAAGKQDRYTPANAGEIAKMRDFLKRGMESGAIGLSFGLEYAPGTDMEEISGVCEALKEFPDALLSAHYRYDADRASEGVEEMIEISKTTGIPMQISHLNSGICFGRAKDSLEVFHRARANGIDVMADCYPYNAFSTYIGSAVFDPGCLEKWNAGYEDLQVAEGEFAGQRCTEELFNRLRSENPDIYLNAFVMKEEEVVEVLKDPFTMIASDGLLRGGQGHPRVSGTFPRVLGRYSRELKALTLKEALYKMTTMPAERLRLRGRGVLEEGAFGDIVIFDYSVIIDKADFTRPALSPEGIEYVLVNGRPAVFDGKVVNKKLGRAL